From Bacillota bacterium:
CAGAACATCGTGGAGGCGCTTCGGGAGCTGGCCCCCGCTGTAGAGGTCGGACGCCACCTGGTGGTATCCATCGCCGCCGGGGTGCCGACCGCCGCCATAGAGAAGCGGCTCCCCCCCGGGACCGCAGTGGTGCGGGCTATGCCCAACATTGCCGCCCTGGTGGGGCAGGCGGCCACCGGGCTATGCCGGGGTTCGTTTGCGCACGACTCGCACCTCAAGCGGGCGCAGAAGCTTTTCGAGGCTATCGGGCGGGCCGTCGTGGTGCCGGAGAACCTCATGGACGCGGTAACCGGGCTTTCGGGGAGCGGTCCCGCCTATGCGTACCTGGTGGTGGAGGCGCTTGCGGACGGCGGTGTGGCGGCGGGGCTGTCGCGGGAGGCGGCGCTGTTTTTGGCAGCCCAGACCCTGGCCGGGGCGGCCCGGATGGTGCTGGACACGGGCAGGC
This genomic window contains:
- the proC gene encoding pyrroline-5-carboxylate reductase → MKLGERVAVIGSGAMGEAFIRGLLRGGFVTRDELVATDKSPERCAHIEQSYGVLVTADNAEALRSADTAVVAVKPQNIVEALRELAPAVEVGRHLVVSIAAGVPTAAIEKRLPPGTAVVRAMPNIAALVGQAATGLCRGSFAHDSHLKRAQKLFEAIGRAVVVPENLMDAVTGLSGSGPAYAYLVVEALADGGVAAGLSREAALFLAAQTLAGAARMVLDTGRHPAELRNWVTSPAGTTAAGLTVLESRGIRGALMEAVLAGTRRSRELGEAGTGGH